A single genomic interval of Salmo trutta chromosome 13, fSalTru1.1, whole genome shotgun sequence harbors:
- the LOC115205026 gene encoding peptidyl-prolyl cis-trans isomerase G-like, whose product MSYPPLQLSGPGQRDPGGSVSNAYVISPLCSCQGRVRETPGSGARQQRVCRNPLCSCQGRVRATPPARARVSLQSAGRREATNIVRKKKKKKKKKKKKKKKKKRKKKKKKKKTMRTMARNTTPPNARPQPAPRRGPDFSAAQVLEQIASSVDREDEEDFCDSEEEDVSEDEDGEEYDPERDADDSALRAAILAGVYRSRGEGRGQPVGRGERQDRVPSHHAAQGLSQVLEAAAIRRPPDETRETPPPTDWRP is encoded by the exons ATGTCGTATCCCCCTCTGCAGTTGTCagggccgggtcagagagaccccgggGGAAGCGTCAGCAACGCGTATGTCATATCCCCCCTCTGCAGTTGTCagggccgggtcagagagacccccggCTCGGGCGCGCGTCAGCAACGCGTATGTCGTAACCCCCTCTGCAGTTGTCagggccgg gtcagagcgacccccCCGGCTCGGGCGCGCGTCAGCCTGCAGTCGGCCGGCCGTAGAGAGGCTACTAATATtgtcaggaagaagaagaagaagaagaagaagaagaagaagaagaagaagaagaagaagaggaagaagaagaaaaagaaaaagaagacGATGAGGACGATGGCGAGGAATACGACCCCGCCGAACGCGAGGCCGCAGCCGGCGCCTCGCCGCGGTCCCGATTTCAGCGCGGCTCAGGTCCTGGAACAGATAGCCTCCAGCGTCGACCGAGAAGACGAAGAAGACTTTTGCGATTCCGAAGAGGAGGACGTTTCGGAAGACGAAGACGGCGAGGAATACGACCCCGAACGTGACGCGGACGACTCGGCCTTGCG GGCTGCTATCCTAGCGGGCGTCTACAGGTCCCGGGGCGAGGGCCGCGGCCAGCCTGTGGGACGCGGAGAGCGGCAGGACCGTGTTCCGAGCCACCATGCCGCTCAAGGTCTTTCACAAGTACTCGAGGCTGCTGCGATTCGACGACCGCCGGACGAGACCCGCGAGACTCCGCCGCCGACAGactggcggccataa